The genomic interval AATCCATACTCACCTTCAATATAACATCCATGTTCAGTTCCTCACtgtcaaaatcaaaacaaaacttcTAGGGATCATTAACCAagcaagaattttttttaaaaaaacagcccccTGACAGAATTTCAGGACGTTCTCTACACACAGTCAGTTTAAAGAAAGGCCAATCTCACAACACAATGCCCCACATGCCCCCTTAATCACTTCCAGCTCCTCCATTGGGATGGTGCTATACTGTACTACTTGCAGTcaaatgtatttacaaaaaaaggcatTAATATCCTCAGCACTAAATATTAATAGGTGATAACAGCCATCAATTGACCATGACCTTTTCTgaatttttctattattatggTTGTCTAATGCGTGTTTTTATGTCACGTGCGAGCATATATCAAATACAATCCTTTATCCATGCTCCTGATACTAAGTTTTgccgattctgattctgaaacgGATAGTTCCTTGTTGCGCACATGGACACGGTCAAACGGGACACTGGTTTAAGATCTGTCGtaaaacctggcaaccctgcatAAGACGCGTTTCCAAATTCCCACCTACTTGTGGCTCAATCATCGAGAAATACAAGAACGTGGGTCACAAGTTCACTATTGAAACTTCAAACTGGAAATTTAATGTGAGCTACTAAATAGCTAGCTGAATAcgctaaaatatttttatgggaTCATGCAACAATAGAAAACAAGTTACAAGCAACGTTCTCATCGCGTCAAAATCATAGACTGCATAAAATACAGTGAGACACGGTTCCTGCTTATGCCTTTAAGCTTAGGATAAATCGGGGCGTGGCAAGACTGGGCTATGTAGCTAGTACGTTTATGCTGCTTTAATACACGGCAACGAAAGCTACTATTAAGGTGACTTATAGCAGGATTACGGACGACCCACCCTGGCACAAGTGTTCTAGCTAGTCATCTAAACATGTGGAAACGAGTTGAGGAAAGGACATTTTAGAAAACAAACCGCGAGAAAAGAGGTGGACATCATACGCAAGGGAATTGACTGTGTGAAAAGCCGTTTCATTACTGGATACCAtattcattgtattttaaataattatgctATTCTTCCCCATTTGAGCTCCTCGATTGAACACCTTTGTGTTCTAtcatacaaaatgcattattattattattatatttttatttttttacagtatcgCCAGGCAGACGTGTTTAGATTCAATGCTTTTTCTCTATTCTATCTGTAAATCTCTTTAAAACTAACTTGTAGACTGCCATGCAAAAGATAAAGTTAATCGGCTGAACTGTATTCCCAGACCACATTTTAACGTGAAATAATATGACATCTCTTAAaactgataaaataataatttgttagGAATTTAGtaaatacagtttaaatgaTAGCGGAACTCCAATAAACAACATTGTAAATTGACAAACCATGGTTTGCAGACGCGTCATGCCCATTCAAGCTGGGGGGGGCACGTGCCCCACCAGATTTTTGATATCTGGatctttaatatttttatttcattactattattttttataatatgtagTTATGATCAATTTATATTATGAGTCAAATGTATTCTTCTAATTATGTCATAGATCATACCTCAAAAAGTGACACACCCCCTTTCCCTATAGTATTGGTTTCTTCCAAAAGTTGCGGGATGAAATCGGTTCGCAACAGCAGGCACGCACTGAAGTGGTTAGTAGAGCATCAATCCCTTTTTCAaacgtgtgaaaatgaaatgcaattacttatacacacttaattgcatttgagaaatataggCATAGTTTGCTTTGCAAGAGAGTTGGCTAGTACCAGCCAGAGCCGTTGAAAGAGTTCTGGTACCAGCTAAAATTAGTAGCCATCCCTCAATCCGGTTGTTTAGCCTTCTGGCTCGCTAGCTAGTCGTGACTTGTGATAGCATAGCATCCTATTTAATATTGGTAAAGGAGAACTGTGTGAATCTTATGGCAGTGAGCTGATAGTTTTTACCACCACGGTGAAGGTCCAAGGTGAAGTACGTCCACTTGAACCCTTAACCCTTTAAAACCgaattgcttcagaaaatatacagctgtataaattgttgcatgtaaaatgtaagcaGCGTAAGTCaatctgaataagagcatctgctaaatgcttacATGTGCACTGTGTACATAAATAATCCAATTTCCTTAGTGGCTGTCAGACTGCAAACCTATTTCACTGTCCAGCCAGCAGGGGTCGATATTGTCAGAGAAGCAAGGTAAACAGTTTGCCTGGTTTACCTATCCccaattttcaaaaataaatgaagttcTCTACTTCCCCAATTGGCATATCAAATGCTATTTTTGTGGAGGACAGTGTTCGGGATCAATAAACTTGAGTGGATGGGTTTTCTGCCTACCAAGAGCACCTGTAAACCCATGGTTTATAAGGTTTAAActatgtttattaaaaaccgATTTCAGGAAATTTCAACTGTATGTGTAACAgttcagaataaatataaattatagtTTCAGgaacttgaaaataaaaacccatttacatttacagtttaatCTACTTTTAATGATACTGCAAATTACTGCGACCGAAACAACAatgatataaatgaatatattgcCTTTCTTGGGATTTTCAGTTGGGATTATAAAATGAGAGGTTCAGTTGATggacacagtaaaatattcagtcagATGGTCCCAATTGGTATCAAATGCAGTTTTGTTAAGagatgaattaacactgaacattctagtgTGTAATTATATTATCTGTATTCTGtaatatatgttttaccatacattaaaatgataatgtCCTTCCAAACAATTTAAAGGGTAACAAATAGTCTTGAATGGTAAATAGGGTGTTCTCGTGTCTTGAATAAATGGTCTTTATTCATGAACATTTCTGCGTTCCGTTTATATTAAacgttgaaatgaaaaaaaacaaggtcgAGCGTCGGGACTAAGTGCGAATTTCTCCAGCAAATAAATATCCTCTGTATTTATAGTAGGCTATCGTAGGCTAGGCTTATTTCGTCCACCGGTTGTAAAACCCGAAATTTGGCGTCTACACATAGCCATACCCAAACCTTTTGTGACCTGCTTAAATTAATTACAAGATCGCTATTGTGTATCTACTTTAAAGCCTTTGGGACACATCGGTTGAGCTAACACATTGCCATCTGTGTGAAATGAGAAACCTGCCTGTCACAGTTAGGTgttgtggggtggagggggggctaAGATCAAGGCAaaagaggagagcgagagaagcaATTAGCAGACGCGGCTGCTCTCCTGTTGGACGGCTGAACAAAGAGGGGGATGAAAGGGGAAAGGAATAGTTGAAACTCACCGTGAAAGGGAGGCTATAAACGCCCCGCAAACAAGAAGGGAAAATCAAGTATGAGACGAGACGTGACCCATTCCAGAGTGACATTCGGAAAACGGTCCTTCCCTCTCTGCGGATTCTGTGAGCAGCATACTCCTACGGCATGCCGGACAATATGCCCACTTTTTCACATCACAAGATGTCGCTAAGTTACACTGGGCGATACTTCCCTCGGGCGCAGTAGGATGCAATGATGGACTTCTTGTGCGGGGAGAAGAGGTGAAACAAGGCGAATGTATAACAGTAACATAATGAAAAAGTAGAATATATCAGAATAGGGGGGGTTTTAGCCACGATTGTTCGTGCTTTAGATAGCTTAGGCTATGGAGTATTTTTTCAGACGAAAGAGGGTACTGAAAATTCTCATCAGCGTGTCTTTAGCTTTTGCCACTTTGTTGATGATTCAGAAATTCAAGTTTGTGGAAGATAACGTTAAGGATCATCTGGCGGTTAAAAGCAGAGTAGCTGTCGGCTGGTTCGAGGGTGAAAGCGACTTTTACAAAAGCGGTTCCATCATTAAGGGCGGTCTGGGAAACAATTCGCACCCTGGACTTGTAGAAAAGTTGGACGATGTGTTCGTTTCTAATACGACCCGGGTGTTTTGGGATGTAGATGTGATTGACTGCAAGGAAAATTTGTCTGTGAAGAAAAAGGATTGGTTTCGACGACTTGATCCAAGATTCCATCAATTCGTGcttcacagacactgcagataTTTCCCGATGCTGATAAATCATCCGGAGAAGTGCCGAGAGGAAAATGTGAATTTACTGATTGTGGTGAAATCTGTAATCGAACAACACGACAGACGCGAGGCTGTGCGCAAGACGTGGGGTAAGGAGCAGGTAATCAATGGCCTCAAGATAAAGACACTGTTTCTTATAGGTAGCCCCTCCATAGGCAAAGATGCCAAAAATCTTCAAAAACTCATCCAGTTCGAGGACAGGATATACGGAGACATTTTACAGTGGGATTTCATGGACACTTTTTTTAACCTCACTCTAAAAGAGGTGAATTTCTTGAAATGGTTTAACACTTATTGTCCCCAAGTGAAGTTTATATTCAAAGGGGATGACGATGTGTTTGTGAACACGAACAACCTAGTGGAACTTATTGGTTTTaaaacagaagaacaaaaagTACACAATTTATTTGTTGGGGACACCATTTCCAAAGCCATCCCCATTAGGAACCGGCAGAGTAAGTATTACATTCCCAGAGAATTATTCGACAAACCTTACCCACCTTATGTTGGTGGTGGAGGATTTTTAATGTCATCGGATTTAGCTCGAAGATTATTTTTAGTTTCCGAAGACTTTGAGCTTTACCCAATTGACGACGTGTTTCTGGGTATGTGTCTTCAGAGATTACGGGTTACCCCAGAGCTTCATCCTGGATTCAGGACTTTCGGCATACTGAAGCGCAAAGTTAGTCCTATGAACAGTGACCCCTGTTTTTTCCGAAGCTTAATTGTAATCCATAAACTGAACCCACAAGAGTTACTCAGGATGTGGGATATAGTGTATGATAAAAACCTAATTTGCGCCAAAAGGGTTGTACTCTGACTCATTTTTAAAGCGGctttctgtgacattttaattttgtgtattGTTGTTTTGGGCATAGCCAACATGTCCTGGTGTCAGAGATTCGTAAATAACACACCTTCCCCAGATCCCTTGTGGCTCAGACAGACATCTGTGACCTGTAACCACTGTTTTCTATATCAGTAAAATGATGGAGCCTGAACTATTTAATCACAGACTGGACTGTATACTGTAGCCAGTGTAGCAGTGTAGCTTTTTAAGAGGCAGTGGAAAGCCAGCATTTTGTGTGGCACACTGGATGTTTTCAAGTGATTAGGACTTGCACCCCCCTTATGGCCGTGTTTGGAGGCACAAGTCCACTCACCAGTCCACTGGAAGCACAGTACAGCTCTGTGACTGAATTCAAAAGTAAACAAACTGCTCTCCTGAAACCAATGCACTGTCTGTTCACTGGTTATGAATGGGCAGGGatggaaaaatatgtttaaaaaaaggtttttgatattaattatgtatgttgttattgtttattttcagttctgAATTGATTGTAACCAAAACTGTTTACCCTTGACAAAGACCAAGAGTTGATCTTAAAATGATGTTATCCACATA from Anguilla rostrata isolate EN2019 chromosome 11, ASM1855537v3, whole genome shotgun sequence carries:
- the b3gnt7l gene encoding UDP-GlcNAc:betaGal beta-1,3-N-acetylglucosaminyltransferase 7, like, encoding MEYFFRRKRVLKILISVSLAFATLLMIQKFKFVEDNVKDHLAVKSRVAVGWFEGESDFYKSGSIIKGGLGNNSHPGLVEKLDDVFVSNTTRVFWDVDVIDCKENLSVKKKDWFRRLDPRFHQFVLHRHCRYFPMLINHPEKCREENVNLLIVVKSVIEQHDRREAVRKTWGKEQVINGLKIKTLFLIGSPSIGKDAKNLQKLIQFEDRIYGDILQWDFMDTFFNLTLKEVNFLKWFNTYCPQVKFIFKGDDDVFVNTNNLVELIGFKTEEQKVHNLFVGDTISKAIPIRNRQSKYYIPRELFDKPYPPYVGGGGFLMSSDLARRLFLVSEDFELYPIDDVFLGMCLQRLRVTPELHPGFRTFGILKRKVSPMNSDPCFFRSLIVIHKLNPQELLRMWDIVYDKNLICAKRVVL